The Nicotiana tabacum cultivar K326 chromosome 1, ASM71507v2, whole genome shotgun sequence genome segment CGTAACAAATTTGAATATGTTGAGGGAGCACTTGAAGAACTTTTTGGggaggaaaaagggaagaaaataaatgcTGAGGTGTATGCTTATATGAATTCTTTGTTTGGAGAGTATCTAAAAAAGTATTCAATCGAATGCGCATTTTAAATGGTGAAAATTCTCGGACTGTAATCTAATCATTTTTCACTTACTCTTTCTTTCTGTTGGATGTTGGATTAATATAACAgtacctttatttttttttaggtaAATGCTAGTGATAGTCGTGGAAAGGCTGATTCTAAAATTGAGAAAGGAATTGGTGGTAGTACTGCAAATTCCATAAAAGAACTTGTTAGCAATGAATCCCTAGGTGCTAATATTGGCAGGTAAACCTCTGCTTTCTTGAATGTTTGTATCAGAAGTATGATTATATCCATGTTGATGATTGTAGATTGCACCATCAGAAGACTGTTCTGATTATGGATGAGGTTGATGGCATGACTGCTCATAGATTTTCTATTCTTTCGGAGTTGGCTCGTGATGTGTTGGCAATTCCAATTTCTAGTGTGGCGACGGAATGCGCGTTTAGCACTGGTGGTCGTATTCTTtattcatttaggagttcattgactcctaaATGTGTGCAAGCTCTTATTTGTGTTGCACTGTATTTAAGTGTTAATACTTAAGACTGTTTTTGTTGGACTGTGTTTAACTTGTTTAACTGTGTTTAAGTTGTTGGACTTGTTGGACTGTGTTAAGTGTTTAACTGTGTTTAAGTTGTTTAATATAGTTGTGTAATGTGCATTGTGCAGTTTGCTAGCTTTTGCCAACTACAGTATACGCCAGATTCATTGTGCATTGTGCAGATTGTAATATTGTATAATATGACATACAGTATTGAGTATACTGGCGTGCAAGTTTGCAACTGCAGATTGCCAGATTGTAAAGAagttattgtcttgttcagcttTTGCTTTTCAATTATTCTTAAGCCATGTGAAATTGTGAATTGGTTATCACAGATTCACATCACAGGGGTTTCAGGTTTCAGCCACAATTAAGAGAATAtaatatgttattcttgtttcagCCATGTGCACATTGTCCAGTTGTGCACTGTTATATATCGAAAAACATATTCTTTTAGAGTGAAAATTTCAATTGTGCATGTGCACTGTTAGCACTTAGCATTGATTATTCATTGATTGttaaaccgaaaccgtaccgaaccaaaataagaaataccgaaccataccgaaatattttggtatggtatttgatatacacaattgataaaccgaataccgaaataccgaaccaaaattcttacataccgaaccgaaataccgaacgctCACCCCTAACTTTGATCAATTCTGCTTGAATAGagttataattattattttttgtcttTAAAGATCGAATGTATGGCCGAATcgaaaaaaaattagaaatcttCACTACTTTGAGAATACAGAacaaaaaatataacataaaagtATTTGTCGTCTAGGGATAGTAACGAAAGGTGCAGGGTGCGGGGCGGTGGGGCCGTGCTGGTTTCGATAGTATGGGGGCGGTGTGGGTATAAACATATGCGAGTTCAGCGCAGAGCGGggcaaaatttaaaagaaaaacttAATTTTTTGCGCGCACGGTACTGGTGCAGgttatgtttaatttttttttacaatattACTAACTTTTCAGGTTTTATACATAATACCAACTGCCACTTGTCATCCAtccaatttattattattattattattattattattattattattattattattattattattattattattattattattattacaataACAACAAATATAACTGGAGTTTATTCTATTCTTTTTCTTGCATCCTACAAATTGATATCTGAACCTAGTTCTATCATTttttgtttatattgatgatactATTACCCATTGTAATCACGTAATTTTTGACTCGCGCATCTTTAAAGTTAGTTTAGTATTTCTAGTATTTTTAAAGAATTTATTCTAATAGGAATATAGTTCactcttatttttaattttaaagtataaatttgaaaacacaaaaatagtttcattaaatattttcttGTTTTAAATTAAGGCCATTAGTATTTTATAgcaatatatttttatttctactatgattttcactaatttttctatacttttattttaatataatctcttaagaataccaaaaatagtttcatattttaatataatttagtgTAATTAATTAGAATTGACTCTTACatttgtagtatttttatcttatatttGACTAAGATTTGGACAATATTTTTAAGCGCATTTTTAAGGCCCAAATCGACAGCTCATAAGCCATTAACCCACTTGATCCATCAATCCATAACCCCATCATATCTCTTAATTAAATCCCAATCATTCACCCATTCCCATCCAACGGCCCATATACTTTCCACCTATAACATAAaagatttttacctatctataccatatatcaaatcttattaccaaaaatgttcaTAATTTGTTATTTACCCATGTAGTCCACACTTTTACTACAAATTATATACCAATCCAAAAATAGGTAGATTTTGCCATTAAAAAAGCCCTAAAATGAAGGCACCAAATCTGATGTGATTCTGTCAAGGATTttattcgaattttgaaactGAAGGAGATCTCTCTTCCTGATGAAGGCACCAGTTGCGTAATTATCTCCTTCCTCAACAGAAAGAGATCTCTGTTGATATCAGCTACAACAAAAAACGCAATCAAATTGTACAATTACTGAAGAGAGGCTATATCTGTTCTTCGTCTCAAATTGTACAAAATTGCTCTTCGTCGATATCAGTACTCAAATTGTAGAAACTATATCTGTTCTTTGTCTTTTTTCCTATCAACTACACGAAATCATGTCAAAAATCCCAATAATGCTGAAATCGAATGGTAATTGGGATAACTATGGCAGATTTAGAGATTTTGAAATTGATGCCATTGTGGTAGATGATAATGCAAACTACGGAATTCTCAGTTCTACAATTACAGAATAATTATCGATTGATACATCGgataaaattatagaaatcaaatacattgtgaACGAGAATTGTCCTCCAATGGAGATTAGAAATGATATGGGGGTTCGTGCTTACATGGAAACCAAAAAGGAGAATAAAAACTTAGGCTCGTATCCTTTATGTATAAGTGTAAgagatttcaatatggaattggCAATCAACAATGAAAGTACCAGTGCAGGTATGTTTGATTCGACATTGCAGAGAGTTATGGTGTTACTATGTTATCTACAATattactacaattaaactacaaagCTCACATAGTACTGAAAAGGATAAAGCAATGTTGCTTTCAAAATTATCTACATAGAAACTACATTTATGAATTTATTGTTTGCAGGTTCGTCTGGATCCCTAAACTTACTTGAATTTCCATCCTCACCAGCTATAGAGGAAtatcaaagtgaaataataactgaaTCTACGCAAACATATATTGAAGAAGGACAAGTTTATCAGGACAAGCAAACAGTAGCTGCTGCAATGAAGAATTATTCAGTGATGCACAAGTTCCAGTTCAGAGTAAAAAGATCTAGTCATAGAAGGTATGTAGTTATTTGTGGATAATATATCAGCAAAATCAGTGTATGATTGAAGATAGGTGGGTTTtataaattgtagttaaattgtagtcAGTTTGTAGTTTATTGTAGTTTTTTCATAAATTTGTGTAAATATTGTATTTCTTTTGTAGCTACTGGCTTATATGTGTTGCTGAAAGCTGTAAATGGCATTTCAAGGCAACATCAATTAATGATTCGGCAATGTTCAAGATAAGAAGTTTCAGCCGTCAACACACATGCTACCTAATGGACGAAACATTCATACAACGCAAACGTACTGCAGCAGTACTTGGTAGCATGGTCGTTCCAAAGTATTGTGATCCTAAGACTGTTTACACACCAAAGGACATACAAACTGACATGTTATCCGAACATGGACTGAACCTAAGCTACATGCAAGcatggagagcaaaggaaaaagCTTTACAGTTTTTGAGAGGGAATCCGTGTGACTCCTACAACaaattacccaaatatttttatattcttgagaagaattatccttgtTCTGTTGTTAAATTGAAGAAGGCAGCAGATGATTGCTTCTTATACGCATTTGTTGCTCTTTATACATCAATAAATGGTTGGCAACATTGTAGACCGGTAGTAGTGGTTGATGGGACATTCTTAAAGTCAGCCTACAGGGGGATTATGCTGACAGCAAGCACCATGGATGCAGCAGGTAAATAATGGAATAATTTTGTACTTATTTTGTAGACAGTCTTTAAAATGCAGTTAAATTGTAGTTatgttgtagttattttgtagttaTATAAAAGAATGTAGTTAACATGTCTATATTTCTCAATATATATTGTAGTTGTTATTTAATCATATTTTATGTCTTAAAAATGTAGGTACTATTTTTCCCTTGGCATATGCTATGGTTGATTCTGAAAACGACGCGTCTTGGAAgtggttctttgagcaattcaaggaGGCATATGGTGAAAGACCTTCAATGTGTGTTGTTTCAGATAGGCATGAGAGTATACTGAAGGCAACATCAGTTGTCTATCCGGGATTGGCACACTACTCTTGCATGTGGCATATATGGACAAATATAAGGTCAAAATTCAAGAAGGGACATCTACAATTACATGAATTGTACTTTGCTACAGCACGGTCATACACTAtggatgaatttaatgaaaggatgTTGAAGATTGAAGAGGTAGACCTGCGTGTAAAGTCTTACCTATATGATATTGGCTATCATAGATGGTCAAGAGTACATGCAACGGTGAATAGAACTTTTACTATGACGTCAAACATTGCCGAGTCGTTGAATGCTGTAACAAAAGATGCAAGAGAGCTTCCAATATTTGATCTATTTGAGTATATGAGGACTCTTCTTGAACGTTGGACAAAAGAAAAGTTATCGAAGGCAAATGGTACTTTCACATACCTTGGTCACAAATACAACAAAGAATTGGAAGACAACAGTACATTATCTCAGAAACTAAGAgtaagatatttttttttggtgCAGTAGAATCAAAAAAGTACTAGCTGCAGTTTTTCTAGATTGTAGTTAAACTGTAGTCAAATTGTCGGTAATAATAGTTTGTAGATGAGCTGTAATATATTTGTTGCTGATTTGTAGGTAAATTGTTGATAATCCATTTTAATGATtgatgtattattatttctgtttgGTCTTCAATTGTAGGTGAGGGCTTTAACAGATCATATACATACTGTGTTAGATGGTGTGAAGCGGTACATTGTGTGTCTAGAAAACAAGAAATGTAGCTGTGGACAATTCCAACTTGATGAACTTCCATGTGCGCATGCTTTGGTAGCATTAAGGCATAGGAATGAAACATACGAAAATTATTGCTCTCCGTATTACACAAGGAAGAGCCTTCTTCTTACCTATGAAATGCCAGTAAATCCTCTTCCTAATGAAGGCAAATGGGATGTGCCACAACATATTTTGGATGAGGTAGTAAAGCCACCGGCGGGAGATAAAAGGCAGCCAGGGAGACCTCACAAGGAAAGATATAAAACATTTGATGAAATAAAGTCAAAGAAATACAAGGTGTCATGTGGCAATTGTGGAGgtgaagggcataacaaaagaaCTTGCAAGAATGCGCCGAAAAAGAAATGAATATCATGTAGTTAGAATAGTTATTCAAAATAAATGTTAGTGAGCTCAAATTATCGGATTTTCTTGTGTAATTGTTTAAGTTTTTGAAGATGAATAAGAAGTATAAACATCAATTTGTGTATCTGCACTATTTATGTTTTTATGTATTCTGTCAAGCATCTAAAGTTGTTTTTTTTATAGAATAGTTAAACTTTAATATTTACTGTATACAAAAAAACTGATATTAATAAAGAATGCATTCAACGTAAATTGTATCCAGATTGTAGTGAATATGTAGTTTAACTGTGTTAGAACTGTAGTCTTGTTATTCATATGTAGAGGAGTTGTAGTTAAAATGTAGTTTGACGTAGTTTAAATGtagataaattgaattttttgatAAACCTTGTTGATAAAAGATGGCTAAATTATTTATATGATTCctgtatttattttatctttctgCTGTGTAACAAATGACAGTTATATACATATATTACTTGGCACTTGAAGgtatttataaaaataacttgAAGATTAAAGTCAAATTGTAAGACAAAGTTGTTGCTGTAAAAATGTAATCAGAGTACTCGAGTATAATGTAATCAACAAAAAGTGTTGTAGAAAACCAAAACGACATATTTCCTACATTGTTTTCCAATTCaactaccaaatttcacagaccaAACTAGGAACACAATAGTCTATTTCTTCTTTCGTTGCACTCTAGTCCTCTCGTTTTTTGCCGGAGCACCCTTCCTCCTTGCTAGCCTGCCAGTAACCTCACTCTCACTGATTGACCCATCTTCTTGCTTCTTTGTTGCATAGTCCCACAGTAGAGCTCCATAGCGTCTACAGTGTTGGTCAATATCAGAAAGATCTTCCTTTGGGATTGCCAAATCTCCAAGGCTAACATACTCCGCAAATGCAGCCacaaatacaccacaatcgcTGCATAAGATGAGAATTTTTCATTATATAAcaaatgattaaaataaaaaaattaaacatataGAAAGGGAGATTATTTTTTTACACTGAGCCTTCCTTTTGTTGTGGAATCTCAGCAACCATCCATTGTATGTCGAGAGGGTCCGTAACTGGTTTTTCGATGTATGCCTTTGTGCTCTTGAAGTTAATGTCTTTACGTTTACCATAAAAACCAGTGCATGACAAATACAGAGGGATAATGATTGAAAACTTGTCAACCAATGTCTCAACTGTTTTATGACGGTTTGCTCTCACCATGGAATCATAAACATAAAGTTGTCTGTCCTTTATGTCAAAAACTAGCAACAACCAATGGAAGTTCTCTACAAGGTTCACAGGTATGAGCACATAGTCAACAAGATCCCAGGCAACATTAGCAAGAATTCTGTACCCAAGAATATATTCTCCAACATCATCCTCGGGTTTAACAACCGAATACCTTTGTTCCGGTGGAGAACTTATGAACTTGTCATAGATTCTTTCAATCTTTGTCTTGAACAAGCAATCCGTGGTTGTGAACCTAGTATTATTGTTGGGGCCATATTTGCCTCTTTTTCGCAGATaatacataataacatcaatgtgctgccaaaatagaataaacatataCAATAAGGTACGGTGTAACCACACTTGTCTACAAGACAGCTACAGATTAACTACAATTTGAATTTATTAAAAACTCTAACAGATTGCTGCAAATTAGCTACACTATAACTACAAAAATATAACAGTTAGTCCAAGTACCTCACAAAATGTAATTTAATTGTAGTTTGTATGAACCATAGTGAACAAGTACTATATGTACAATTGACCCATCAGACTACAAAACAACTACACATTAACTATATTTATGCACTGTCTACATTTATTCACTATACAGAGGAACAAATGAAACATACCACCTAGCTTAAGGTCCCAATAATCAGCAAGTTCAACCTACAGTTAATATTAATAGGCACAATCACAAGCTCTACAATATTACTACAAGGTAACTATAGTTGTGGTACACGGAGATTCCAAGTCAGTCAATAGTACCAAAATTCCAGTTTGTACATACAATCATCATCACATATGATACATAAGGTCCATAAAAAGCAAAATTTCACAGCTGAGACATAAATATAGTAACATATATATGTTGTCTACAATATTACTACAATTACACATCATAGCtgaaaaataaactacaattaCACTACACAGCTGAAGACAAAACAGATATTGTGAATGATTATGTTCTTTATACTTACTGTGTTATTGATGACTTGTCCGGGGTGAGCAAGGTCATAAAACCAGTCCTTCTTATCAATCTTTTCACAACCAAAATCCAACCAAGGCTTGATTTGGTTATCCTTCTTGGAAA includes the following:
- the LOC142164582 gene encoding uncharacterized protein LOC142164582, which translates into the protein MEIRNDMGVRAYMETKKENKNLGSYPLCISVRDFNMELAINNESTSAGSSGSLNLLEFPSSPAIEEYQSEIITESTQTYIEEGQVYQDKQTVAAAMKNYSVMHKFQFRVKRSSHRSYWLICVAESCKWHFKATSINDSAMFKIRSFSRQHTCYLMDETFIQRKRTAAVLGSMVVPKYCDPKTVYTPKDIQTDMLSEHGLNLSYMQAWRAKEKALQFLRGNPCDSYNKLPKYFYILEKNYPCSVVKLKKAADDCFLYAFVALYTSINGWQHCRPVVVVDGTFLKSAYRGIMLTASTMDAAGTIFPLAYAMVDSENDASWKWFFEQFKEAYGERPSMCVVSDRHESILKATSVVYPGLAHYSCMWHIWTNIRSKFKKGHLQLHELYFATARSYTMDEFNERMLKIEEVDLRVKSYLYDIGYHRWSRVHATVNRTFTMTSNIAESLNAVTKDARELPIFDLFEYMRTLLERWTKEKLSKANGTFTYLGHKYNKELEDNSTLSQKLRVRALTDHIHTVLDGVKRYIVCLENKKCSCGQFQLDELPCAHALVALRHRNETYENYCSPYYTRKSLLLTYEMPVNPLPNEGKWDVPQHILDEVVKPPAGDKRQPGRPHKERYKTFDEIKSKKYKVSCGNCGGEGHNKRTCKNAPKKK